In Bubalus kerabau isolate K-KA32 ecotype Philippines breed swamp buffalo chromosome 4, PCC_UOA_SB_1v2, whole genome shotgun sequence, one DNA window encodes the following:
- the ZPBP2 gene encoding zona pellucida-binding protein 2, which produces MRAWVLLSAVLWYLTGVGWQRNSERTEKGFIYGKPGHPVKVYVKLHHNSPVLVCMDFKRAEKETVDPTYLWVGPNEKQLSGSDRINITNTGKLTVKDFLEPLSGLYTCSFSYKTIKAETQEEKIVKQRYDFMIFAYREPDYSYQMAVRFTTKSCVGKYNDLLFRVLKKILDNLIFDLSCHIIEPSYKCHFVKVPKHGLIHELFIAFQVNPFAPGWKGTCNESTDCEDTTNHNILQARNRIEEFFRSQAYIFNHDLNKTLPAMHFVDHSFQIVRMDSCRPGFGKNEGLHSNCATCCVVCSPGTFSPDVDVTCQTCISVQIYGAKSCQ; this is translated from the exons ATGCGAGCGTGGGTCCTACTCTCCGCGGTGCTCTGGTACCTCACAGGAG TTGGATGGCAGCGTAATTCCGAACGCACTGAGAAAGGCTTCATTTATGGCAAGCCGGGACACCCAG TGAAAGTATATGTAAAATTACATCACAACAGCCCAGTCCTTGTCTGTATGGACTTTAAACGTGCTGAAAAAGAAACAGTGGACCCCACATATTTATGGGTTGGTCCTAATGAAAAGCAATTATCAG GAAGTGATAGAATAAATATAACTAATACAGGAAAGCTGACGGTGAAAGACTTTCTGGAGCCTTTGTCTGGACTTTATACATGCAGTTTTTCTTATAAGACTATCAAAGCAGAAACCCAAGAAGAAAAGATAGTAAAACAGAGATATGACTTTATGATCTTTG cctatcGGGAACCTGACTATTCATATCAGATGGCTGTACGTTTTACCACAAAATCTTGTGTAGGAAAATATAATGATCTGCTTTTTCGAGTCCTGAAGAAAATCTTGGATAATTTAATCTTTGATTTGTCATGCCATATCATAGAACCATCATATAAATGCCATTTTGTTAAAGTTCCAAAACATGGCCTCATTCATGAGCTATTTATAGCCTTTCAag TTAATCCTTTTGCACCAGGGTGGAAAGGTACATGCAATGAGTCTACTGACTGTGAAGATACCACTAATCATAATATCCTCCAG GCAAGAAATCGAATAGAAGAATTTTTCCGGAGCCAAGCATATATTTTCAACCATGATCTAAATAAAACTCTACCAGCCATGCATTTTGTGGATCACAGTTTTCAAATAGTACGTATGGATAGCTGTCGTCCAGGCTTTGGAAAAAATGAAGGTCTACACAGCAATTGCGCTACCTGTTGTG TGGTTTGTAGTCCTGGGACTTTTAGTCCTGATGTTGATGTTACATGTCAGACCTGCATTTCCGTCCAAATCTACGGAGCTAAATCATGCCAGTAA